The following are from one region of the Melaminivora suipulveris genome:
- a CDS encoding cupin domain-containing protein has product MDVRQPAALLGGLTPAQFMQRHWHKKPLLVRGAMKDFRPPLSRAELFKLAASEDVESRLIQHQAGRWSLRHGPLPRRALPALATREWTVLVQGVDLHDDAAHALMQRFAFIPQARLDDLMISYASDGGGVGPHFDSYDVFLLQAQGRRRWRIGRQKDRTLLEGLPLKILAHFEPEEEYLLESGDMLYLPPLWAHDGVAEGECMTCSIGFRAPDRAGLAHEVLLRLADAVADEEGTPRYRDPSQAAATSPGSIPPALQAFAQQAVRRALDEPQALERALGETLTEPKPSVWFEPSPQGGLMERVVLDRRTRMLYDERHVFVNGESWRAAGRDAALMRLLADTRSLGPEDLARASDDALELLGAWCDAGWAHAHSSD; this is encoded by the coding sequence ATGGACGTACGACAACCTGCAGCCCTGCTGGGCGGCCTGACCCCGGCGCAGTTCATGCAGCGCCACTGGCACAAGAAGCCTCTGCTGGTGCGCGGCGCGATGAAGGATTTCCGCCCGCCGCTGTCGCGCGCGGAGCTGTTCAAGCTGGCCGCGAGCGAGGACGTCGAATCGCGCCTGATCCAGCACCAGGCGGGCCGGTGGTCGCTGCGCCACGGGCCGCTGCCGCGCCGCGCGCTTCCCGCCCTTGCCACGCGCGAGTGGACCGTCCTGGTGCAGGGCGTGGACCTGCACGACGACGCCGCGCACGCGCTGATGCAGCGCTTTGCCTTCATCCCGCAGGCGCGGCTGGACGATCTGATGATCAGCTACGCCAGCGATGGCGGCGGTGTCGGGCCGCACTTCGACAGCTATGACGTGTTCCTGCTGCAGGCCCAAGGGCGCCGGCGCTGGCGCATCGGCCGGCAAAAGGACAGGACGCTGTTGGAAGGCCTGCCCCTGAAGATCCTGGCGCATTTCGAGCCGGAGGAGGAGTACCTGCTGGAGTCCGGCGACATGCTGTACCTGCCGCCGCTGTGGGCCCACGACGGCGTGGCCGAGGGCGAATGCATGACCTGTTCCATCGGCTTTCGCGCGCCCGATCGTGCGGGTCTGGCGCACGAGGTGTTGCTGCGCCTGGCCGATGCCGTGGCCGATGAGGAGGGCACGCCTCGCTACCGTGACCCCAGCCAGGCGGCAGCCACCAGCCCCGGATCCATCCCGCCCGCTCTGCAGGCCTTCGCACAGCAGGCCGTGCGCCGTGCGCTGGACGAGCCGCAGGCACTGGAGCGCGCCCTGGGCGAAACCCTGACCGAGCCCAAGCCCAGTGTCTGGTTCGAGCCTTCGCCCCAGGGCGGACTGATGGAGCGCGTGGTGCTGGACCGGCGTACGCGCATGCTCTATGACGAGCGCCATGTCTTCGTCAACGGCGAGAGCTGGCGCGCCGCTGGCCGCGACGCGGCGCTCATGCGCCTGCTGGCCGATACGCGCTCGCTGGGGCCGGAGGATCTGGCCCGCGCCAGCGATGACGCGCTGGAGTTGTTGGGCGCCTGGTGCGATGCGGGCTGGGCGCATGCGCACAGCTCGGATTGA
- a CDS encoding MBL fold metallo-hydrolase, with protein sequence MLRFRNLASGSGGNATLIEGRSGAHTHRLLMDCGLSLRQVDVRLAAAGTAAAQLDAIFITHEHSDHTGCVLKLAQRERIPVWMSAGTWQGMGAPELDGLLRIAHDGEPIDVGAFQALPFAVPHDAREPLHLRCSDGATHIGLMTDLGHVPEHVMQHLQGCHALLLEANHDSDMLHGGHYPAFLKRRIAGPYGHLPNDASAELLRALCHPGLHRVVAAHLSARNNQPHLAQDALAAALGCASADIIVADQRTGTDWIDAGQGLWQ encoded by the coding sequence TTGCTGCGATTTCGGAATCTGGCCAGTGGCAGCGGTGGCAACGCCACCCTGATCGAAGGGCGCAGCGGCGCGCATACGCACCGCCTGCTGATGGACTGCGGCCTGAGCCTGCGCCAGGTGGACGTGCGCCTGGCTGCGGCCGGCACCGCCGCGGCGCAGCTGGATGCCATCTTCATCACCCACGAGCACTCGGACCATACGGGCTGCGTGCTCAAGCTCGCGCAGCGCGAGCGCATCCCCGTGTGGATGAGCGCAGGCACCTGGCAAGGCATGGGCGCGCCCGAACTGGACGGTCTGCTGCGCATCGCCCACGATGGCGAGCCTATCGACGTGGGCGCCTTTCAGGCGCTGCCGTTTGCCGTGCCGCACGATGCGCGCGAGCCGCTGCACCTGCGCTGCAGCGACGGCGCCACGCACATCGGATTGATGACCGACCTGGGCCATGTCCCGGAGCACGTCATGCAGCACCTGCAGGGCTGCCACGCCCTGCTGCTGGAGGCCAACCACGACAGCGACATGCTGCACGGCGGTCACTATCCGGCCTTTCTCAAGCGGCGCATCGCCGGGCCCTACGGCCACCTGCCCAACGATGCCAGCGCCGAGCTGCTGCGCGCCCTATGCCATCCGGGCCTGCACCGCGTCGTGGCCGCGCACCTGAGCGCGCGCAACAACCAGCCGCACTTGGCCCAGGACGCGCTGGCCGCCGCCTTGGGCTGCGCATCGGCCGACATCATCGTCGCCGATCAGCGCACCGGCACGGACTGGATCGACGCCGGCCAGGGCCTGTGGCAGTAG
- the bamC gene encoding outer membrane protein assembly factor BamC produces the protein MNPSNRIGLIGLALALSACSVLESDKIDYKSATKGATLEVPPDLTQLSRDTRYTVPGGVVSAAAYEAGLAQQPKNAAGAAPKSIGDVRIERDGNQRWLVVARPADKLWDPVRDFWLENGFVYTLENRDLGLLETDWAENRAKLPQDIIRSTIGKVFDSLYSTGERDKFRTRLERRADGGTEIYVSHRGMVEVYSSSQKDQTVWQPRAADPELETEFLRRMMVKLGVSEEQSRAAAAAPVPVAPAARTAVVNGAPVVQIAEPFDRAWRRVGVALDRTGFTVEDRDRSQGVYFVRYVEPNAAKKDQGFLSKIFSRSPDAAPPLKYRIVVRSEGEQSTVSVLNAAGAPETSATAERIVRVIADDLK, from the coding sequence GTGAACCCTAGCAACCGCATCGGCCTGATCGGCCTTGCCCTGGCCTTGTCCGCCTGCTCCGTCCTGGAGAGCGACAAGATCGACTACAAGAGCGCCACCAAGGGGGCGACGCTGGAGGTGCCGCCCGACCTGACGCAGCTGTCGCGCGACACGCGCTACACCGTGCCCGGCGGCGTGGTCTCCGCTGCCGCCTACGAGGCCGGCCTGGCCCAGCAGCCCAAAAACGCCGCCGGCGCCGCGCCCAAGTCCATCGGCGACGTGCGCATCGAGCGCGACGGCAACCAGCGCTGGCTGGTCGTCGCCCGCCCGGCCGACAAGCTGTGGGATCCGGTGCGCGACTTCTGGCTGGAAAACGGTTTTGTCTACACCCTGGAGAACCGCGACCTGGGCCTGCTGGAGACCGACTGGGCGGAAAACCGCGCCAAGCTGCCGCAGGACATCATCCGCTCGACCATCGGCAAGGTCTTCGATTCGCTGTACTCCACCGGCGAGCGCGACAAGTTCCGCACCCGCCTGGAGCGCCGCGCCGACGGCGGCACCGAGATCTACGTCAGCCACCGCGGCATGGTCGAGGTCTACAGCAGCTCGCAAAAGGACCAGACCGTGTGGCAGCCGCGCGCGGCCGATCCGGAACTGGAGACGGAGTTCCTGCGCCGCATGATGGTCAAGCTGGGCGTCTCGGAAGAGCAGTCGCGCGCCGCGGCCGCCGCCCCGGTGCCGGTAGCGCCTGCGGCGCGCACGGCCGTGGTGAATGGCGCGCCCGTGGTGCAGATCGCCGAGCCGTTCGATCGTGCCTGGCGCCGCGTCGGCGTGGCGCTGGACCGCACCGGCTTCACCGTCGAGGATCGCGACCGCAGCCAGGGCGTGTACTTCGTGCGCTACGTCGAGCCCAACGCGGCCAAAAAGGACCAGGGCTTCCTCAGCAAGATCTTCAGCCGCAGCCCGGACGCCGCGCCGCCGCTCAAGTACCGCATCGTCGTGCGCAGCGAGGGCGAGCAGAGCACGGTCTCCGTCCTCAACGCCGCCGGCGCGCCCGAGACCTCGGCCACCGCCGAGCGCATCGTGCGTGTGATTGCCGACGACCTCAAATAA
- the dapA gene encoding 4-hydroxy-tetrahydrodipicolinate synthase → MTSPSVPLTGSIVALVTPMHDDGSVDYASLRKLIDWHVQEGTDCIGVVGTTGESPTVNVEEHREIIRVSVEQAAGRVPIMAGCGANSTHEAIALARYAKQVGADSQLQVVPYYNKPTQEGQYRHFKAIAEAVGDLPMVLYNVPGRSVADMQHETVLRLTQVPGIVGIKEATGNIERAQWLIRDVPQGFAVYSGDDPTAVALMLCGGHGNISVTANVAPRLMRELCAAAVAGDRQRAMEIQFRLLPLHKHLFVEANPIPVKWAMARLGLCGGAMRLPMTPLSQANEAVVEGALRAAGVLA, encoded by the coding sequence ATGACCTCTCCCAGCGTGCCCCTGACGGGCAGCATCGTCGCCCTTGTCACCCCCATGCACGATGACGGCAGCGTCGACTACGCCAGCCTGCGCAAGCTCATCGACTGGCATGTGCAGGAAGGCACGGACTGCATCGGCGTCGTCGGCACCACGGGCGAGTCGCCCACGGTGAACGTCGAGGAGCACCGCGAGATCATCCGCGTCTCGGTCGAACAGGCCGCCGGCCGCGTGCCCATCATGGCCGGCTGCGGCGCCAACTCCACGCACGAGGCCATCGCCCTGGCGCGCTACGCCAAGCAGGTGGGCGCGGACAGCCAGCTGCAGGTCGTGCCCTACTACAACAAGCCCACGCAAGAGGGCCAGTACCGCCACTTCAAGGCTATCGCCGAAGCCGTGGGCGACCTGCCCATGGTGCTGTACAACGTGCCCGGCCGCTCGGTGGCGGACATGCAGCACGAGACCGTGCTGCGCCTGACCCAGGTGCCAGGCATCGTCGGCATCAAGGAAGCCACCGGCAACATCGAGCGCGCGCAGTGGCTGATCCGCGACGTGCCGCAGGGCTTTGCCGTGTACTCGGGCGACGATCCCACGGCCGTGGCGCTGATGCTGTGCGGCGGCCACGGCAACATCAGCGTGACGGCCAACGTCGCGCCGCGTCTGATGCGCGAGCTGTGCGCGGCGGCCGTCGCCGGCGACCGCCAGCGCGCCATGGAGATCCAGTTCCGGCTGCTGCCCTTGCACAAGCACCTGTTCGTCGAAGCCAACCCGATTCCCGTCAAGTGGGCCATGGCGCGCCTGGGCCTGTGCGGCGGCGCCATGCGCCTGCCCATGACGCCCCTGTCGCAAGCCAACGAGGCCGTGGTGGAAGGCGCGCTGCGCGCCGCCGGCGTGCTGGCCTGA
- a CDS encoding class I SAM-dependent methyltransferase, giving the protein MQPHAGDRPSPWIVRWSHLVPAGGSVLDVACGSGRHLRWFFERNHPVVGVDQSPAAIKFAATLGEAIQADIEGGPWPLTGRRFDAVVVTNYLWRPLLPTLVASVAPGGALLYETFAQGQETVGRPARADFLLAPGELLRACEGLRVVAFEDGFLDAPPRFVQRIAAVRPVAESTSGLRLPLAS; this is encoded by the coding sequence ATGCAGCCGCACGCGGGTGATCGCCCCTCCCCCTGGATCGTGCGCTGGTCGCACCTGGTGCCGGCGGGCGGCAGCGTGCTCGACGTGGCTTGCGGCAGCGGGCGGCATCTGCGCTGGTTTTTTGAGCGAAATCACCCGGTAGTCGGCGTGGATCAATCGCCTGCAGCTATAAAATTTGCAGCAACACTGGGCGAAGCGATCCAGGCCGACATCGAGGGCGGGCCCTGGCCGTTGACGGGGCGGCGGTTCGACGCGGTAGTGGTCACCAACTACCTGTGGCGTCCGCTGCTGCCTACGCTCGTCGCCAGCGTGGCGCCGGGCGGCGCGCTGTTGTATGAGACCTTCGCCCAGGGCCAGGAGACCGTCGGCCGGCCGGCGCGGGCGGATTTTCTGCTCGCGCCGGGCGAGTTGCTGCGTGCCTGCGAAGGCCTGCGCGTGGTCGCCTTTGAAGACGGCTTCCTGGACGCGCCGCCGCGCTTTGTGCAGCGCATCGCCGCCGTGCGTCCGGTCGCCGAGTCCACCAGCGGGCTGCGCCTGCCGCTCGCTAGTTAG
- a CDS encoding MFS transporter has product MAQILACGAAVVTLSMGIRHGFGLWLAPITQDMGWTRQTFALAMAIQNLAWGVFGIFGGMVADRFGAFRVLIGGSLLYALGLMGMALSPTAGLFALTTGVVIGAAQAGTTYAVIYGVLGRQIAADKRSWAMGVAAAAGSFGQFLMVPLEGQLILSLGWQQALLVLAAMALLIIPLAWGLREPGFHGGASVRRTQTLGEAVAEALRHPSFVLLTAGYFVCGFQVVFIGVHMPSYLKDHGLTPQVASFALALIGLFNVVGTYAAGALGQRVQKRSILVFIYWSRAVVITIFLLVPLSPLSVYVFSAVMGTLWLSTVPPTNAVVAQIFGVQHLSMLSGFVFFSHQIGSFMGVWLGGYLYDRTGSYDVVWYLAVALGVVAGLVNLPVRESAIVRPAAQAA; this is encoded by the coding sequence ATGGCGCAAATCCTTGCCTGCGGCGCCGCCGTCGTCACACTGTCCATGGGCATCCGCCACGGCTTTGGCCTGTGGCTTGCGCCCATCACGCAGGACATGGGCTGGACGCGCCAGACCTTCGCGCTGGCCATGGCCATCCAGAACCTGGCCTGGGGCGTGTTCGGCATCTTTGGCGGGATGGTGGCGGACCGCTTTGGCGCCTTCCGCGTGCTGATCGGGGGCTCCCTGCTGTATGCGCTGGGCCTGATGGGCATGGCACTGTCGCCCACCGCGGGGCTGTTCGCCCTGACCACCGGCGTGGTCATCGGCGCGGCGCAGGCGGGCACGACCTATGCCGTGATCTATGGCGTGCTGGGGCGCCAGATCGCAGCGGACAAGCGCTCGTGGGCCATGGGCGTGGCGGCGGCGGCCGGCTCCTTCGGGCAGTTTTTGATGGTGCCACTGGAGGGGCAGCTGATCCTGAGCCTGGGCTGGCAGCAGGCACTGCTGGTGCTGGCCGCCATGGCGCTGCTGATCATTCCGCTGGCCTGGGGCCTGCGCGAGCCGGGTTTTCATGGCGGTGCATCGGTGCGACGTACGCAGACCCTGGGCGAGGCGGTGGCCGAGGCGCTGCGCCACCCCAGCTTCGTGCTGCTGACGGCGGGGTACTTCGTGTGCGGCTTCCAGGTCGTGTTCATCGGCGTGCACATGCCCAGCTATCTGAAGGACCACGGCCTCACGCCGCAGGTGGCCAGCTTCGCGCTGGCATTGATCGGCCTGTTCAACGTAGTGGGCACGTACGCTGCCGGCGCGCTGGGCCAGCGCGTGCAAAAGCGCAGCATCCTGGTCTTCATCTACTGGAGCCGGGCGGTGGTCATCACCATCTTCCTGCTGGTGCCGCTGTCGCCGCTGTCGGTGTACGTGTTCTCTGCCGTCATGGGCACGCTGTGGCTGTCCACCGTGCCGCCGACCAACGCCGTGGTGGCGCAGATCTTCGGCGTGCAGCACCTGTCCATGCTCAGCGGCTTCGTCTTCTTCAGCCACCAGATCGGCAGCTTCATGGGCGTCTGGCTGGGCGGCTACCTGTACGACCGAACAGGCAGCTACGACGTCGTGTGGTACCTGGCCGTCGCGCTGGGCGTGGTGGCCGGGCTGGTCAACCTGCCGGTGCGCGAGAGCGCCATCGTGCGGCCCGCCGCCCAGGCGGCGTGA
- a CDS encoding DNA topoisomerase IV subunit B, translated as MASKAQNHSANDYGERSIRVLKGLEPVKQRPGMYTRTDNPLHIIQEVLDNAADEALAGFGKKIRVTLHADGSVSVEDDGRGIPFGLHPEEKAPVVELVFTRLHAGGKFDKGKGGAYSFSGGLHGVGVSVTNALSTRMEVATHREGQVARLVFAGGDVVEPLTARPLQAGERKQGTTVRAWPDAKYFESSHLPMGELTHLLRSKAVLMPGVAVALLNEKTRETQTWQYKGGLHDYLTQTLSSDPVIPLFEGAGYADAGNDSFAEGEGAAWAVAFTEEGAPVRESYVNLIPTSAGGTHDSGLRDGLFQAVKSFIELHGLLPKGVKLMPEDVFARASYVLSAKVLDPQFQGQIKERLNSRDAVRLVSSFVRPALELWLHQHVEYGKKLAELAIKAAQTRQRAGQKVEKRKGSGVAVLPGKLTDCESRDTAYNEVFLVEGDSAGGSAKMGRDKETQAILPLRGKVLNTWEVERDRLFANTEVHDIAVAIGVDPHGPNDSPDLSGLRYGKVCILSDADVDGSHIQVLLLTLFFRHFPKLIEAGHIYVARPPLFRVDIPARGKKPAAKLYALDEAELAAILDKAAKEGVARERCQISRFKGLGEMNAEQLWETTLNPDTRRLLPVQVGAAGREATEALMTRLMGKGEAGSRRELMELHGDAVEVDV; from the coding sequence ATGGCCAGCAAAGCACAAAACCATTCCGCAAACGACTACGGCGAACGCTCGATTCGCGTCTTGAAGGGCCTGGAGCCCGTCAAGCAGCGGCCAGGCATGTACACCCGCACCGACAACCCCCTGCACATCATCCAGGAGGTGCTGGACAACGCCGCCGACGAGGCGCTGGCGGGCTTTGGCAAGAAGATCCGCGTGACGCTGCATGCCGACGGCTCGGTCAGCGTCGAGGACGACGGCCGCGGCATCCCGTTCGGCCTGCACCCGGAGGAAAAGGCTCCCGTGGTCGAGCTGGTCTTCACCCGGCTGCACGCCGGCGGCAAGTTCGACAAGGGCAAGGGCGGCGCCTACAGCTTCTCCGGCGGCCTGCACGGGGTAGGCGTGTCGGTAACCAACGCGCTGTCCACGCGCATGGAGGTCGCCACGCACCGCGAGGGCCAGGTGGCGCGGCTGGTGTTTGCCGGTGGCGACGTGGTCGAGCCATTGACGGCCCGGCCTCTGCAAGCGGGCGAGCGCAAACAGGGCACGACGGTGCGCGCCTGGCCGGACGCGAAATATTTCGAGTCCAGCCATCTTCCCATGGGTGAATTGACGCATCTGCTGCGCAGCAAGGCGGTACTGATGCCCGGCGTCGCCGTGGCGCTGCTGAACGAGAAGACGCGCGAGACGCAAACCTGGCAGTACAAGGGCGGCCTGCACGACTACCTGACGCAGACGCTGTCCAGCGACCCGGTCATCCCGCTGTTCGAGGGCGCGGGTTATGCCGATGCCGGCAACGACAGCTTTGCCGAAGGCGAGGGAGCGGCCTGGGCCGTGGCCTTCACCGAAGAGGGCGCGCCGGTGCGCGAGAGCTACGTCAACCTGATCCCGACGTCCGCCGGCGGCACGCACGACAGCGGCCTGCGCGACGGCCTGTTTCAGGCCGTCAAGAGCTTCATCGAACTGCACGGCCTGCTGCCCAAAGGCGTCAAGCTGATGCCCGAGGACGTGTTCGCGCGCGCCAGCTACGTGCTGTCGGCCAAGGTGCTGGACCCGCAATTCCAGGGCCAGATCAAGGAGCGTCTGAACTCGCGCGATGCCGTGCGGCTGGTCAGCAGCTTCGTGCGCCCGGCGCTGGAGCTGTGGTTGCACCAGCACGTCGAATACGGCAAGAAACTGGCAGAGCTGGCCATCAAGGCAGCCCAGACCCGGCAAAGAGCCGGTCAGAAGGTCGAGAAGAGAAAAGGCTCGGGCGTGGCCGTGCTGCCCGGCAAGCTCACCGATTGCGAAAGCCGCGATACGGCTTACAACGAGGTCTTTCTGGTCGAGGGCGACAGCGCTGGCGGCAGCGCCAAGATGGGCCGCGACAAGGAGACGCAGGCCATCCTGCCGCTGCGCGGCAAGGTGCTCAACACCTGGGAGGTCGAGCGCGACCGGCTGTTCGCCAACACCGAGGTGCACGACATTGCTGTGGCCATCGGTGTCGATCCGCATGGGCCGAATGACTCACCGGATCTTTCGGGCCTGCGCTACGGCAAGGTCTGCATCCTGAGCGATGCCGACGTGGACGGCTCGCACATCCAGGTGCTGCTCTTGACCCTGTTCTTCCGCCACTTCCCCAAGCTGATCGAGGCCGGCCACATCTACGTGGCGCGCCCGCCGCTCTTTCGCGTGGACATCCCGGCGCGCGGCAAGAAGCCTGCGGCCAAGCTGTATGCGCTGGACGAGGCCGAGCTTGCCGCCATCCTCGACAAGGCCGCCAAGGAAGGCGTGGCGCGCGAGCGCTGCCAGATCAGCCGCTTCAAGGGCCTGGGCGAGATGAACGCCGAGCAGCTGTGGGAAACCACGCTGAACCCGGACACCCGCCGCCTGTTGCCGGTGCAGGTGGGCGCCGCCGGCCGCGAGGCCACCGAGGCGCTGATGACGCGCCTGATGGGCAAGGGCGAGGCGGGGTCGCGGCGCGAGCTGATGGAGCTGCACGGGGATGCGGTCGAGGTGGATGTGTGA
- a CDS encoding BrnT family toxin, which yields MLNLERITGFDWDGGNACKSEHKHGVSRAQAEQVFFNTPLLLLSDARHSQQESRYHALGRSDEGRLLHLSFTLRRADSLIRVFSARDMHRKERALYEQAS from the coding sequence ATGCTGAACCTGGAGCGCATCACCGGCTTCGACTGGGATGGCGGCAATGCCTGCAAGAGCGAGCACAAACATGGCGTTTCCAGGGCGCAAGCGGAGCAGGTGTTCTTCAATACACCGCTGCTGCTGCTCAGTGATGCCAGACACAGCCAGCAAGAGTCGCGTTATCACGCCCTGGGCCGCAGCGATGAAGGTCGGCTGCTGCACCTGTCCTTCACGCTGCGCCGGGCCGACAGCCTGATCCGCGTGTTCTCCGCCCGAGACATGCACCGCAAGGAGCGAGCGTTATATGAACAAGCCTCTTAA
- the brnA gene encoding type II toxin-antitoxin system BrnA family antitoxin has product MNKPLKPIPHFASEAEERAFWQEYDSTDYLDWSKAQKVVLPNLKPTTKTISLRLPQHLLDSIKAAANARDVPYQSLIKVWLQEKLHG; this is encoded by the coding sequence ATGAACAAGCCTCTTAAGCCCATCCCGCACTTCGCCAGCGAGGCCGAGGAACGCGCCTTCTGGCAGGAATACGATTCGACCGATTACCTCGATTGGTCGAAGGCCCAGAAGGTGGTCTTGCCCAATCTCAAGCCCACTACCAAGACCATCTCGTTGCGCTTGCCGCAGCACTTGCTCGATTCGATCAAAGCGGCAGCCAATGCACGCGACGTGCCGTATCAGTCGCTGATCAAGGTCTGGTTGCAGGAAAAACTGCACGGGTAA
- the parC gene encoding DNA topoisomerase IV subunit A: MIDTIPLHLAPAVDDDSLASYAQRAYLEYALSVVKGRALPDVCDGMKPVQRRILYAMGEMGLGYSGANRNTPARPVKSARVVGDVLGRFHPHGDQSAYDALVRLAQDFNQRYPLIDGQGNFGSRDGDGAAAMRYTEARLARISTLLLDEIDMGTVDFVPNYDGSTLEPRQLPARLPFALLNGASGIAVGLATEIPSHNLREVADACVALVKNPKLADEALFALIPGPDYPGGGQIISPAADIQAAYRSGRGSLKVRARWKIEELARGQWQLVVTELPPGVSAQRVLEEIEELTNPKVKTGKKALSPEQVQLKASMLALLDGVRDESSKDAPVRLVIEPKTSKIAQAELTTALLAHTSLETSSPINLTMVGLDGRPVQKSLRQMLEEWIAFRQQTITRRSQHRLSKVLDRIHILEGRQIVLLNIDEVIAIIRAADEPKAALMERFSLSSAQAEDILEIRLRQLARLEAIKIEQELKDLREEQGKLEDILANPASLRRLMVREIEADAKQFQDARRTLIQEERRAVAEVRVPDEPVTVIVSQKGWVRARQGHGLEAASFTVKAGDALYGTFECRTVDTLIVFGSNGRVYSVAVASLPGGRGDGQPITTLIELEAGTQPVHYFAGPSDAALVLAASGGYGFISTVEHMTGRNRGGKAFVSLGQGEHLCRPSHAAFTSASQPLAPATHVCCASVGGRILTFEIAELKFMEKGGRGLMLIDLEAKDQLAGAAAYTRSVRFAVTGRGGRAREEQLEIRSLNNARAARGRKGKAADLGFKVEDVMRVE; encoded by the coding sequence ATGATAGACACCATTCCCCTTCATCTTGCTCCCGCTGTCGACGACGACAGCCTGGCCAGCTACGCCCAGCGCGCCTACCTCGAATACGCCCTCTCGGTCGTCAAGGGCCGCGCGCTACCCGACGTCTGCGACGGCATGAAGCCGGTGCAGCGGCGCATCCTCTACGCCATGGGCGAGATGGGCCTGGGCTACAGCGGCGCCAACCGCAACACCCCCGCACGGCCTGTCAAGAGCGCGCGCGTGGTGGGCGACGTGCTGGGGCGCTTTCACCCGCATGGCGACCAGTCGGCCTACGACGCGCTGGTGCGCCTGGCGCAAGACTTCAACCAGCGCTATCCGCTGATCGATGGCCAGGGCAACTTCGGCAGCCGCGACGGCGACGGCGCGGCCGCCATGCGCTACACCGAGGCGCGCCTGGCGCGCATCAGCACGCTGCTGCTCGACGAGATCGACATGGGCACGGTGGATTTCGTGCCCAACTACGACGGCTCCACGCTGGAGCCGCGCCAGCTGCCGGCGCGTCTGCCGTTCGCGCTGCTCAATGGCGCCAGCGGCATCGCCGTGGGCCTGGCCACCGAGATTCCCAGCCACAACCTGCGCGAGGTGGCCGATGCCTGCGTGGCGCTGGTCAAGAACCCGAAGCTCGCCGACGAAGCGCTGTTCGCGCTCATCCCCGGCCCGGACTATCCCGGCGGCGGGCAGATCATCAGCCCGGCGGCCGACATCCAGGCGGCGTACCGCAGCGGCCGCGGCTCGCTGAAAGTGCGCGCGCGCTGGAAGATCGAGGAACTCGCCCGCGGGCAGTGGCAGCTGGTGGTGACCGAGTTGCCGCCCGGAGTGTCGGCGCAAAGAGTGCTCGAAGAGATCGAGGAGCTCACCAACCCCAAGGTCAAGACCGGCAAGAAGGCGCTCAGCCCGGAGCAGGTGCAGCTCAAGGCCAGCATGCTGGCGCTGCTCGACGGCGTGCGCGACGAGTCCAGCAAGGACGCGCCGGTGCGCCTGGTCATCGAACCCAAAACCTCGAAGATCGCGCAAGCAGAGCTGACCACGGCGCTGCTGGCGCACACCAGCCTGGAGACTTCGTCGCCCATCAACCTGACCATGGTGGGCCTGGATGGCCGGCCGGTGCAAAAGTCGCTGCGCCAGATGCTGGAGGAATGGATTGCCTTTCGGCAGCAAACCATCACGCGGCGCAGCCAGCACCGCCTGTCCAAGGTGCTCGATCGCATCCACATCCTCGAAGGGCGGCAGATCGTGCTGCTCAACATCGACGAGGTGATCGCCATCATCCGCGCGGCCGATGAGCCCAAGGCGGCGCTGATGGAGCGCTTCTCCCTGTCGTCCGCCCAAGCCGAGGACATCCTGGAGATCCGCCTGCGCCAGCTGGCGCGGCTGGAGGCCATCAAGATCGAGCAGGAACTGAAAGACCTGCGCGAGGAGCAGGGCAAGCTCGAAGACATCCTGGCCAACCCGGCCTCGCTGCGGCGCCTGATGGTGCGCGAGATCGAAGCCGACGCCAAACAGTTCCAGGACGCGCGCCGCACGCTGATCCAGGAGGAGCGCCGCGCCGTGGCCGAGGTGCGCGTGCCCGATGAGCCGGTCACCGTGATCGTGTCGCAAAAGGGCTGGGTGCGCGCGCGCCAGGGCCATGGGCTGGAGGCGGCCAGTTTCACCGTCAAGGCGGGCGATGCGCTCTACGGCACTTTTGAATGCCGCACGGTGGACACGCTCATCGTCTTCGGCAGCAACGGCCGGGTGTATTCGGTGGCCGTGGCCAGCCTGCCCGGCGGGCGCGGCGACGGCCAGCCCATCACCACGCTGATCGAGCTGGAGGCGGGCACGCAGCCGGTGCACTACTTTGCCGGCCCGTCCGATGCGGCGCTGGTGCTGGCTGCTTCAGGCGGCTATGGCTTCATCTCCACCGTCGAGCACATGACGGGGCGCAACCGCGGCGGCAAGGCCTTCGTCAGCCTGGGGCAGGGCGAGCACCTGTGCCGGCCGTCGCACGCGGCCTTCACCAGCGCCAGCCAGCCTTTGGCCCCGGCCACGCACGTGTGCTGCGCGTCGGTGGGCGGGCGCATCCTGACGTTCGAGATCGCCGAGCTGAAGTTCATGGAAAAAGGCGGGCGCGGCCTGATGTTGATCGACCTGGAGGCCAAGGATCAGCTGGCCGGCGCGGCCGCCTATACGCGCAGCGTGCGTTTTGCCGTCACCGGCCGCGGCGGGCGGGCGCGCGAGGAACAGCTGGAGATCCGCTCGCTCAACAACGCCCGCGCCGCGCGCGGGCGCAAGGGCAAGGCGGCCGATCTGGGGTTCAAAGTGGAGGACGTGATGCGCGTGGAGTGA